Genomic window (Kangiella profundi):
CCAGAAGCCATCGAAACAGACGTTGTTTTATGGAAACTGCTTATCCATGGAACCTTTGTTATTTCCGGATTGTTATTTGCAATAATGGATTACCTGACGTCTAAGTCAGAAGGCAGCCACTAAACAAAAAAGCCCTCAATCGAGGGCTTTTGATTATTGCTAAAGTGTTTTAAGCCGCAGCTTCAGTTTCTACTTTTGCATCTTGTGCATTTTTTGCAACTGATACAATGCCATTATTACGACCACTTTCCGACTTATACATCTGGCTCTTACCAATCTGCTGGCCATTAGTGGCATTTAACGTGAAGTAAAAACGTCCATCTTTTGCAGTTTCTTTTGAAAACCTATCTGCATTAAGTGAGTTTTTACGGACTGACTCAATTCCATTTTCACAAGCTGCCTGCGAACTGTAGCCCTGACTTTGAAGTATAGTTTCACCATTACCGGCTTTTAGCACGAAATATAGCTTCCCATCTTTTCCTTTTGATACAACAAATTTACCTGCCATAAGATCCACCTTGTTATTGATTGTGTATTGATAAGCGCTGGTTACAAATCAATCAGCTGATACCAATAATCCACCATTTATTTATATACAGCAAGTCACAGCTCACAAATTTAACATTATGATCATCAACTAGTGTGTTTGCCACCGGTCCAGCCGCCCTTGGCCAACACTCTTTCGCCCATCTGCTTGGGAGGCTCTTCCAGATCGGTTGCCATCGAGTCATTCCAACGGTTTAAAAAGCCGTAGAGACATACTGCACCGAGAATTTCTACAATTTGATTCTCTGACCAATGCTTTTTCATGCGCTCCATCAATTCTTCGTCAACTGCGTTTGGAACTGAACCCGCAGCCATGGCATAGTCCAGTGCTACTCGCTCAGCATCGGAGTACATTGGGCTGGTTTGGTAGTCCCATATGGCATCCAGTTTTTCCTGGGAAACACCGTGGATATTTGCGGCTATCAGTGAATGCGCTTCACAATACTGACAACCTGCAGCTCTGCTTGCAAAGTGAGCAATAAGACGCTTGAAACCTAGATCAACTTCACCCTCAGGATCCATCACAGCCTTGGTTAAAACACCAAAAGCTTCTACCATCTTAGGTCTACGCTGCATGGTCAATAAACTATTAGGTACAAACCCTAGTATTTCCTCGAATATCTTAAAGTCTTTTGCTAATTCCGGATGACTTTCTGCAGGTAGTGGTTTCAAGTGCGCCATAAATGACTCCTATGTTGTATAACTTATGATAATTAATTGTTAATAAAGCAAACGCCAGTTCCGCCATGACCACAATAACCGCCTGGATTTTTAGAGAGATATTGCTGGTGATACTCTTCGGCTAAATAATAGTCCATCATAGGCTCTATTTCGGTGGTGATGGTTGAATACCCATTAGAACTCAGTTGTTTTTGGTACTCGTCCATACTCGACTGGGCTTGTTCATTTTGTCTTTGTGAGTGAGTAAATATAACTGAACGGTATTGAGTTCCAATATCATTTCCCTGACGCATACCCTGAGTTGGGTCATGGTTTTCCCAGAACAGCTTTAACAACTCCTTATAGGATATAAGTTCTGGGTCATAAATGATCTGGACTGCTTCTGCATGACCGGTAAAGCCACTACAGACTTGCTCATAGGTTGGATCCTTGTAGTCAGAGCCTGCATAGCCAACACTAGTCATAACAACACCTGGTTGTTGCCAAAATAGCTTCTCAGCTCCCCAAAAGCAGCCCATGGCAAAAGTTGCAATATCCAATCCTGAATCTGCACTGGTGGTTATTGGATTATTAAAAACATGATGCTGCATATCGAACTCCTGACAACAATAATCAGTTAGATTAACACTTCCATCAGATGTTACAAATATTCGATAGTTACAAGTGAAAACAAAAAAGGGCTTTCCGAAGAAAGCCCTTATTACAAAACAAACTATAGAGTTTATTTTACAACTTCATCCAGTGTAGCCTGAGCTAAGGGATGATAACCAGGACGCGCCACTTTATAGACACGTTTCGCAAACTCTGCGCCCTGCTCTGTTTCCATCAATTGCTTGTACAGAGGCACAATCAACTTGCGACGTCCGATGCTGATGAGATAATCCTGTAAGCGAGGCATGACCACATCATAGCCAGCCTTAAGCGACAACAATAACCATGCGTGAGCAATTTCGTTATTGGTTGACTCGGTCAGTTTAAACTTAGCATCCAAAGCCATCATGTCATCCTGTGGCAAACCAGCAGGTAAATTATTAATAAAGTGCAACCATTCATGAACTGTCCATTCCTCTGTGCCAAGCTGATCCAAAGTGATTTCACCTGACAGCAACTGTTTGGTTTTTGCATCAACAACTTCAAAAGCATCAGAAGTTGGGTTTGGCATCATCTCAGGAAGCATAGGCTCATGAATCCAGGTATGGATTTGCTCGTCAGTTACGACTCCCGGATGCTTATCTAACAGATTTTCTTTTAAGTAAGCTTCAAACTGCTGGGTTGTGATACTTTGGAATGCGAAGTGATCAAAATAATCAACCAAAAACGCATCAAACACTTCACGACCAAATTTTTCTTCTAACCAGACCAGGAACATTTGACCTTTAGTGTATGGCACGGTAGAGAAAGCATCATCAGGATCGGCACCTTTTAAATCAACATTCAATACGGTGTATTCTTTTGGTAGATCCTGAACAGCCTGGCGTAAATCCTGAACCGATAAAGACTGCTCCATCAAAGCGCGTTCACGTCCAAAAAGCTCTTCCATAATGCGATTCTCAACATAGGAAGTGAAACCTTCGTTTAGCCAGAAGTCATGCCAATTTGCGTTAGTTACCAAATTGCCAGACCAGGAGTGTGCTAGCTCATGAGCGATTAAACTAACCAGACTTTTGTCGCCAGCAATTACGGTAGGCGTAATAAATGATAGACGAGGATTTTCCATACCGCCATAAGGAAAAGCAGGTGGTAAAATCAATAGATCGTAACGCCCCCAACGATAAGGACCATAAAGCTCTTCAGTCACTTTGACCATTTCTTCGGTATCATCAAACTCGGCAACCGCAGCGTCTAAAACTGCTGGCTCGGCATAAACGCCGGTTCTGTCACTCATAGCCTTAAACTTAAGATCACCAACACCAATCGCAATCAGATAAGTTGGTATGGCCTGAGGCATTTCAAAATGATACTCGCCATCAAGTGCTGTGTCTGGTTCATTGAAAGCACTCATAACCGCCAGCAATTCTTTAGGAGTTCTAATTGTTGCATTGTAGGTTATGCGTACAGCCGGACTATCCTGTACAGGTACAAAACTACGAGCATGAATTGCCTGCGCCTGACTGTACATGAATGGATGCTTTTTACCGTCAGTCTGTTCAGGAGTTAGCCACTGCAGTCCGCTAGCCTGAGGTTGAGTCGCATAATGCACACGTACCTTGTTAACGCCCTCTTCTAGCTTGATTGTTAACTTAGAGCCCATGACTTCATCTTTTTCAGCCAACTCAAAATCGCCAGCAATCCACTGATCATTTTTATTGAGTTCAACTTTAGAAACATCAATGTCACGTGTATCCAGAATCAATTCACTTACATTATCCTTCAAGCGCTCAAAGCTGAGGTCAACGAAGCCTTTCAATGACTTTTCTTCGAAATCTACAGTTAAATCCAAGTCCAGATGCTTCAAATCAACTTCATGTAGATTTCCATAAGTATGATCGTCTATGGGATTATGTTTCTTACGAACTTCTGTTTTTTCGACTTTAGATACTTCCACTTCTTTAGTAACAACTTCAGAAGTAGCAGCTTCTGAAGCCTGCTGCTTTTCTGCAGCCTCTTCCGACTCCTGCTGGCAACCGGCCAGAGCCGCAACTAATGTCAGGGAATAAATAAGGTGATGGTGTTTTTTCATTCTAATGTCCCATGAATTTGAAAGTCTGACATTTAAGCAACAATCAATTTAACTGTAAAGGTTTAAGAGGAATGGACCTATTGACGGTGATTTAATGGCAGTGCTAATGTAGCTAAGGTCTATAGACTTAGGTGGGACTTTCAGGATCAATAAGTTACCAACCTCTACATAAGGTTTGGCATATAAGTTAATGATTTCAATAATAGATTCAAATCCAATTACCATTAACTCTGCCACATTTTTTAACAAGATTTAGTGCTATGCTCAGTCCAACAGAACAGAGGTAAGTTTCCAGCAACGCTGGCAACAAAACCCGCAGGTATTCGTTGGCCCGGAGCCAGTAAGCACCATTTTTTAAGGACTCACTCATGCCATCACAAGGTAGCGGTAAGTTTGAACGTGGTTACATTATCCCGATCGGCGGATGCTTAAACTCAGTCAGTGACAGAGTTGCCGAAAAAATGCGCAGTCTATGTCTGACCGCAAAAGCTAAGGCTTTAATTTTAAACGTCAGCGAAGACCCGCAAGAAACAACGCTTGGGGAAATCTTACTCAATAATGGCTTTGTTGAGTGTGAAACTCACAATGTACAAAGTCGCCAGGACGCCTCCAGCCCAATGACATTACAGCATCTTGCCGGTGTTGATTTAGTTGTTATTATTGGGGAACGTCCGCTTCAGATTTCAACATTGATTGGCGGTACCGCTTTAGCTAAGCAGCTTCGCAAACTTAATGCCGATGGAACTCATGTGGCTGGTTTATATGGTGCTGCAGCCCTACTCAGCGAGCATATGATTGCTGGCGGTGATGAAGCTAACATTCCAAGGCAATCAGGCGTTACCATGGCTCCTGGACTCGGACTGACTAATCGCTTTATGGTGGATTACCATTTTAAACAGCAAGGACGTCTCGGCAGGCTTTTAACAGCTTTGTCTTATAACCCATTCACCATCGGGGTAGGAATTGACGACGGTACGGCTTTGTTTATAAGCCCAAAGGATGAGCTACAGGTTTATGGAGGTGGCGCAGCTACCTTAATTGACCCATGCAATTTGCAATACTCATCTATGGGGTCCGCGGGGAGCGGCGATCCGATTTCCCTGTTTGGCCTACAGATGCACATTCTGGCCGAGGGAGCACGGTTTAGTGTTGGTGAGCGTGATGCGTACGACGAACACTGGGCCTGATTGTTTCTTATGGTTTCGTAATTAAAACAGTTAAACAACAAGTGGGTATTTATCGATGACAAAACATCTAGCCAAATCATTAACTCTTGCGCTTTCTGCACTTCTATTTGTTGCCTGTAAACCAGCAACAGTCGCACAGCCAGAGGATGCACCTAGCAAAGCTGTAGCAACGACAAAATCAGTTAATATTGGTGCCAGCAACTATATGACAATGCCTGGACATTGGAGTATCAAACCTTCAATTATGCCAAAAGGCTTTGTCAGCTATACCATTAAAGATAAAAACCTTCACATGGTGATCAGTGGTTATGCAGCTGAACGCTCCAGTTTTAACCATGATAAAAGCCGCAAAGACCTAAAGAACGTCACTTTACTTTATCGCGCTGGTGCAGCTAATAAAGAACAGAAATATTTATCGCTAGACGATAATCACAAAGTTGGTGGTTATACCCACTATACATGCCGAACTGCAAAAAAATGCTATCAGGTCTTCCCTCTTTCACACTGGCAGTCAGTTATTGCTTCTGACTTCTACGTTGGCGGTATGAAATATACCATTACTGCGGGTGTGGACGATCTAAATGGTACTCACGCAAAGCAGATCTTGGCTGCAATCAAAAGCATCGAGTCGAAATAAAGAAATAAACTTGTGAAGAACATAAAAAAACCTGCGAAAGCAGGTTTTTTTATGTCTATTACTCACTAAATCAGGATTGTGCTTCGCGCTCAGCAATAAACGACAAGGCTTTATCAATACGTTTAATCACGCGTTCTTTTCCTATCCACTCAAGAGTAATACCCAAGTCAGGTGACATGCCTGCGCCAGTTACCGCCACACGTAAGGGCATGCCTACTTTGCCCATACCGATTTCTAATTCTTCAGCAGTGGAGCTGACCAGACCATGCAATGTCTCAGCTTTCCAGTCACTTGCCTGTTCTAGCTTTCCTTTTACAACTTCCAAGGGCTCTTTAGCTACAGGACGTAAATGTTTCTTTGCCGCACCAGCATCGAAGTCTTCAAAGTCATGGTAAAAATAACGGACTGCGGAAGCTAATTCTTTAAGCGTCTTTACACGCTCAGCCATTTCAGGAATCAATAATTTAATGTCTGGACCATTGCTGACATCAACACCTTGCTGATCCAGGTGCCACTGCAAATGATTTAGAACTTCTTCTGCTGGCAACTCTTTCATGTAATGTTGGTTTAACCAATTCAACTTGTCAGTGTTGAATGCTGAAGGAGCACGATTGACATCTGACAGGTCAAAAAACTCAATCATCTCATCGACCGAGAACACTTCCTGATCACCGTGCGACCAGCCTAGACGAACCAGATAGTTCAACAATGCCTGCGGCAAGTAACCATCATCACGATACTGCATGACACTGACAGCACCATGACGTTTAGATAGACGTTTACCATCATCACCTAAGATCATTGGCACGTGTGCATATAGGGGGACATCTCTACCAAGCGCCTTAATCATGTTGATTTGACGAGGTGTATTGTTGACGTGATCATCACCACGAATCACGTGAGTAATCTCCATATCCAAATCATCAACAACCACAGTAAAGTTATAGGTCGGTATGCCATCAGTTCGGGCGATGATCAAATCATCAATTTCACTATTGTTTACTGATATACGGCCTTTAATTAAATCATCGAATACCACCGCGCCCTCTTTAGGGTTTTTAAAACGGATTACATGAGGTTTCGACAGGTCTTGATCGGCCTCGCTTAATCCACGGCAATGGCCGTCATAACCAATATTCTGCTTATTGGCCTGCTGTTCTTCACGCAAAGCATCAAGGCGCTCTTTTGAGCAATAGCAACGATATGCCTGGCCATTGGCCAACATTTCATCAATGACTTCTTTATAACGGTCAAAACGCTTGGTCTGATAATAAGGACCTTCGTCATGCTCAAGGTGCAACCACTCCATTCCATCAAGAATTGCCTGAACCGATTCATCGGTAGAACGTTCACGGTCAGTATCCTCGATTCTTAAAACAAAAGTGCCATTATGCTTTTTTGCATATAGCCAGCAATAAAGTGCTGTGCGGGCACCGCCAACGTGCAAATAACCTGTGGGACTTGGAGCAAAACGTGTTTTTACAGTCATATTCGGTCTATTAGAGGTTGTGAGATAAAAGTGCCGCTATTCTAGCAAGAGGCCTTCCTTTACAAAACCACTTTCAGAGATTAGTGCCCTGTTAATTTACCCAATAACGGTCATAACTTAATCAAAATTAAGATTTTTTGAGGTTTTCGTTAAAAAGTTATTGACCTAACCGATAACCACTTTATAATGCGCCCCGTTCTTAGCGAACAGATGGAATTTGGGTGGTTAGCTCAGTTGGGAGAGCATCGCCCTTACAAGGCGAGGGTCACTGGTTCGAGCCCAGTACCACCCACCAACTTCCGTCCCCCTGCGATATGAATGTATCGTATGATGTATTGATAAGATTATTTTAAGCTTCTGCCAGTCAGAAGCTTTTTTTTTGCCTGTAACCTTTTGCATACTTGGAAATACACAAACCGGCTTCAGAAAGCACTATTTTTAGCATCAGAGGCCTATGCGGATTCCTTTTAGCGGCCAGCTCTGGCACAATATGCGCCTATTTGCAAAACCAAACAGCCCAAAAAATTGCTCATGTCTTCAGATACTTACATCAGCCAATTAAAGACTCTACTTGATGATGACAGCCTGCTTACCGATCAGGAGTCTCTTAACCATTACGGAAAAGATTGGACCAATATCAAGCAGCCTGCACCATTGGCAATTGCGCTTCCAAAAAACACCGAGCAGGTACAAAAAATTGTTTTATGGGCGAATGAAAATCAGGTAGCGGTTGTTCCTTCTGGTGGGCGAACAGGCCTAAGCGGCGGCGCCGTGGCGGCAAATGGCGAGTTGGTTATCGCATTGGATAAGATGAACAAGATCACCGGATTTAATGCTGGCAGTCAGCAGATACATTGTCAGGCTGGGGCGATAACCCAACAAATTCAGCAATATGCCAATGAACATGAGCTGTATTACCCTGTTGATTTTGCTTCTAGCGGTTCTAGTCAGATCGGTGGCAATATTGCTACGAATGCTGGCGGTATCAAAGTTATTCGCTATGGCTTAACCCGCGACTGGGTTCAGGGTTTAACTGTAGTAACTGGGAAAGGCGATGTTCTGGAGCTCAACAAAGGCTTAATTAAGAATGCCACTGGTTACGATCTCCGCCATTTGTTCATTGGTAGCGAAGGTACTCTTGGAATTATTACCGAAGCAACTTTGAAGCTAACTCGTAAACCAGCCAATTTAACCGTGCTGTTACTGGCTATTCCTAATCTCGATTGTTTAATGCCGATCCTTCAACGATTCCAGAAATCACTAAGCCTGACTGCTTTTGAGTTCTTTTCGGATGAGGCTCTTGAAAAAGTTATGGCGCATCATAATCTGGCCTGCCCTGTTGAACAAAGAACGCCTTATTATTGTCTGTTGGAGTTTGATGCCC
Coding sequences:
- a CDS encoding YegP family protein, which encodes MAGKFVVSKGKDGKLYFVLKAGNGETILQSQGYSSQAACENGIESVRKNSLNADRFSKETAKDGRFYFTLNATNGQQIGKSQMYKSESGRNNGIVSVAKNAQDAKVETEAAA
- a CDS encoding cyanophycinase; protein product: MPSQGSGKFERGYIIPIGGCLNSVSDRVAEKMRSLCLTAKAKALILNVSEDPQETTLGEILLNNGFVECETHNVQSRQDASSPMTLQHLAGVDLVVIIGERPLQISTLIGGTALAKQLRKLNADGTHVAGLYGAAALLSEHMIAGGDEANIPRQSGVTMAPGLGLTNRFMVDYHFKQQGRLGRLLTALSYNPFTIGVGIDDGTALFISPKDELQVYGGGAATLIDPCNLQYSSMGSAGSGDPISLFGLQMHILAEGARFSVGERDAYDEHWA
- a CDS encoding carboxymuconolactone decarboxylase family protein → MAHLKPLPAESHPELAKDFKIFEEILGFVPNSLLTMQRRPKMVEAFGVLTKAVMDPEGEVDLGFKRLIAHFASRAAGCQYCEAHSLIAANIHGVSQEKLDAIWDYQTSPMYSDAERVALDYAMAAGSVPNAVDEELMERMKKHWSENQIVEILGAVCLYGFLNRWNDSMATDLEEPPKQMGERVLAKGGWTGGKHTS
- a CDS encoding M1 family metallopeptidase — protein: MKKHHHLIYSLTLVAALAGCQQESEEAAEKQQASEAATSEVVTKEVEVSKVEKTEVRKKHNPIDDHTYGNLHEVDLKHLDLDLTVDFEEKSLKGFVDLSFERLKDNVSELILDTRDIDVSKVELNKNDQWIAGDFELAEKDEVMGSKLTIKLEEGVNKVRVHYATQPQASGLQWLTPEQTDGKKHPFMYSQAQAIHARSFVPVQDSPAVRITYNATIRTPKELLAVMSAFNEPDTALDGEYHFEMPQAIPTYLIAIGVGDLKFKAMSDRTGVYAEPAVLDAAVAEFDDTEEMVKVTEELYGPYRWGRYDLLILPPAFPYGGMENPRLSFITPTVIAGDKSLVSLIAHELAHSWSGNLVTNANWHDFWLNEGFTSYVENRIMEELFGRERALMEQSLSVQDLRQAVQDLPKEYTVLNVDLKGADPDDAFSTVPYTKGQMFLVWLEEKFGREVFDAFLVDYFDHFAFQSITTQQFEAYLKENLLDKHPGVVTDEQIHTWIHEPMLPEMMPNPTSDAFEVVDAKTKQLLSGEITLDQLGTEEWTVHEWLHFINNLPAGLPQDDMMALDAKFKLTESTNNEIAHAWLLLSLKAGYDVVMPRLQDYLISIGRRKLIVPLYKQLMETEQGAEFAKRVYKVARPGYHPLAQATLDEVVK
- a CDS encoding FAD-binding oxidoreductase yields the protein MSSDTYISQLKTLLDDDSLLTDQESLNHYGKDWTNIKQPAPLAIALPKNTEQVQKIVLWANENQVAVVPSGGRTGLSGGAVAANGELVIALDKMNKITGFNAGSQQIHCQAGAITQQIQQYANEHELYYPVDFASSGSSQIGGNIATNAGGIKVIRYGLTRDWVQGLTVVTGKGDVLELNKGLIKNATGYDLRHLFIGSEGTLGIITEATLKLTRKPANLTVLLLAIPNLDCLMPILQRFQKSLSLTAFEFFSDEALEKVMAHHNLACPVEQRTPYYCLLEFDAHSEEIMNDALAEFENGLNDELILDGVMSQSQQQVEELWKYREFISETISGRKPYKNDISVTPEKITDFLTGVNNIVAQDYPDFEVIWFGHIGDGNLHLNILAPKNMPYEEFTQACEQVNPKIFGLLQEMGGSISAEHGVGILKKPYLSYTRSEQEIVYLKSIKQAFDPNGIMNPGKVID
- the gltX gene encoding glutamate--tRNA ligase encodes the protein MTVKTRFAPSPTGYLHVGGARTALYCWLYAKKHNGTFVLRIEDTDRERSTDESVQAILDGMEWLHLEHDEGPYYQTKRFDRYKEVIDEMLANGQAYRCYCSKERLDALREEQQANKQNIGYDGHCRGLSEADQDLSKPHVIRFKNPKEGAVVFDDLIKGRISVNNSEIDDLIIARTDGIPTYNFTVVVDDLDMEITHVIRGDDHVNNTPRQINMIKALGRDVPLYAHVPMILGDDGKRLSKRHGAVSVMQYRDDGYLPQALLNYLVRLGWSHGDQEVFSVDEMIEFFDLSDVNRAPSAFNTDKLNWLNQHYMKELPAEEVLNHLQWHLDQQGVDVSNGPDIKLLIPEMAERVKTLKELASAVRYFYHDFEDFDAGAAKKHLRPVAKEPLEVVKGKLEQASDWKAETLHGLVSSTAEELEIGMGKVGMPLRVAVTGAGMSPDLGITLEWIGKERVIKRIDKALSFIAEREAQS
- the msrA gene encoding peptide-methionine (S)-S-oxide reductase MsrA, which encodes MQHHVFNNPITTSADSGLDIATFAMGCFWGAEKLFWQQPGVVMTSVGYAGSDYKDPTYEQVCSGFTGHAEAVQIIYDPELISYKELLKLFWENHDPTQGMRQGNDIGTQYRSVIFTHSQRQNEQAQSSMDEYQKQLSSNGYSTITTEIEPMMDYYLAEEYHQQYLSKNPGGYCGHGGTGVCFINN